The Accipiter gentilis chromosome 9, bAccGen1.1, whole genome shotgun sequence genome includes a region encoding these proteins:
- the AP3M1 gene encoding AP-3 complex subunit mu-1 isoform X2: MIHSLFLINCSGDIFLEKHWKSVVSQSVCDYFFEAQEKAIDVENVPPVISTPHHYLISIYRDKIFFVSVIQTEVPPLFVIEFLHRVADTFQDYFGECSETAIKDNVVIVYELLEEMLDNGFPLATESNILKELIKPPTILRSVVNSITGSSNVGDTLPTGQLSNIPWRRAGVKYTNNEAYFDVIEEIDAIIDKSGSTVFAEIQGVIDSCIKLSGMPDLSLSFMNPRLLDDVSFHPCIRFKRWESERVLSFIPPDGNFRLISYRVSSQNLVAIPVYVKHMISFKENSSSGRLDVTIGPKQNMGKTVEGVVMTVHMPKAVLNMNLTATQGSYTFDPVTKD, from the exons ATGATCCACAGCCTGTTTCTTATAAACTGTTCTGGTGATATATTCTTGGAGAAGCACTGGAAGAGTGTTGTGAGCCAATCTGTGTGTGATTATTTCTTTGAAGCTCAGGAGAAAGCAATCGATGTTGAGAATGTGCCTCCTGTCATCTCAACGCCACATCACTACCTCATCAGCATCTATCGGGATAAAATCTTCTTTGTGTCTGTCATACAGACAGAAGTGCCACCACTCTTTGTAATTGAATTTCTGCACCGAGTAGCAGATACTTTCCAG GATTACTTCGGCGAATGTTCTGAGACTGCAATTAAGGACAATGTAGTTATTGTGTATGAACTTCTAGAAGAAATGTTAGACAATGGTTTTCCACTGGCAACAGAATCTAACATATTGAAGGAGCTGATTAAGCCTCCTACAATTTTGCGCTCCGTTGTCAACTCCATCACAg gcaGTAGTAATGTGGGTGACACACTTCCCACTGGACAGTTGTCCAACATTCCTTGGCGCAGAGCAGGGGTAAAATACACAAACAACGAAGCCTATTTTGATGTCATTGAAGAAATTGATGCGATTATAGACAAATCGG gtTCTACTGTCTTTGCAGAAATCCAAGGTGTTATTGATTCATGTATTAAGCTCTCAGGAATGCcagatctttctctttctttcatg aacccacggctgctggaTGACGTCAGCTTCCATCCATGTATTCGGTTCAAACGCTGGGAGTCTGAGAGAGTCCTTTCATTTATTCCTCCTGATGGGAATTTCAGACTGATCTCCTACCGTGTCAGTTCACAGAA CTTGGTGGCAATTCCTGTATATGTGAAACACATGATCAGTTTTAAGGAAAATAGTTCTTCAGGAAGATTAGATGTTACCATTGGACCAAAACAGAATATGGGGAAAACAGTAGAAGGAGTTGTCATGACAGTTCACATGCCAAAGGCCGTACTTAATATGAACCTCACTGCTACGCAAGGCAGCTATACATTTGACCCGGTTACTAAA